TGCCCTGCTTGAGATCGATCCGCGCCTCGTCGGAACGGTCGCGCTCGGCGCGCCAGCGCACCCGCATCGCGCTCACTTCGGAACGAACGCGCGTCGCGTCGCGCGGCTGGGCCAGGATGTGGCGGCGAATGTCCGACAACTGGGTGCCCACCCGTTCGTCGCCCGCCACCATCCGCGCGCGTTGCAGGGCCTGGTGCTCCCACGTCCACGCGCGGTCGCGCTGGTAGGCCTCGAAGGCATCCACGCTGGCCACCAGCAGGCCCTTGGAGCCGTCGGGGCGCAACCGCGTGTCGACTTCGTAGAGCTTGCCCGCGTGGGTCTGCACGTCGAGCCAATGCATCACGCGCTGGGCCAGACGCTGGTACCAGCGCGTGCCGTCGACGGGACGCGGGCCGTCGCTCATGACATGGGCCCGCTTGCCGTCGTAGACGAAGACGAGGTCGAGATCGGAGGCGAAGCCCAGTTCCTCGCCGCCGAGGCTGCCGTAACCCAGCACGGCGAAACCGCCGCCGTCTCCGGGCAGTCGTCCATGCTGTGCCGCCAGCTCGCGCGTGGCCAGCGCCAGGACGGCGCCGACCACCGCCTCGGCCAACCCCGCCAGGCGGCGGGCCGTGGCCGTCGCGTCGGCGCGCGCGTCGTTGAACGCGAGGCCGAGGCGGAAGGCGATGCTCGAGCGGAATTCGTTGATGCGCTCGAGCTCCCGCTCGGCGTCGCGCTCGTCCAGTGCGCCCAGGGTGCGGGCGATCTCGGCCACGATGTCGGCGCGCTTGAGCGGCAGCTGGTCGATGCGCGGGTCGAGCACGTCGTCGAGCAGCAGCGGCTGCGCGATCACGCGCTCGGCGAGGAAGGCACTGTCGGCGAACACGCCAGCGACGCGACGGCGCGCGTTGGGTTGCTCGTCGAGCAAGGCCAGGTACGACGAGCGGCGTGCCACGGCCTGCACCAGCCGGAGCATGCGCAGCAGGCTCGCGGCCGGCGAAACGCTCGAGCGCGCCGCCCCGATCAGTTGCGGCATGAGCCTTTCGAGCCGTTCGGCCGAACGCGCCGACATCGCGCGCACGGAAGCGGCATGCGGCAGCTTGCCGAGCGCTTCGGCCACCTCGGCACCGGGCGAGAAACCCGATGCGTCCAGGGTGGCCGCCGTCAGCGAGCCGTCGCGCGCATGGTTCCACAGCTCGACGTCGGCCGCGGGCGGCGTGGCGGTGTGTCCCGCGTGCGGCACGAGCACGGCGGCGAATTCCGCCGACACGGCCGTGCGATGGGCCGTGAGCTCGTTTTCGAGCGCTTCCCACGAGTCGTAGTCGAGTCCGAGCGCGAGGCGTTCCCGCGTGAGCGCATCGTCGGGGATATCGTGCGTCTGCGCATCGCGCAGCATCTGCACGCGGTTTTCCAACCGGCGCAGGAACACATAGGCCGCACGAAGCGACTTCGCCCGTCCGGCGGGAATGTAGCCCCTCGATTCGCAGGCACGCAGGGCGGGGAGCAGGCCACGCACGCGCAGGGCGGGATCGCGCCCGCCGCGGATCATCTGCGTGAGCTGCACCACGAACTCGATCTCGCGGATGCCGCCCGGGCCGAGCTTGAGGTTGCCGGCCAGGTCCTTGCGTGCCACCTCGGCGTCGATCAGGGCTTTCATCTCGCGCAGGCCGGCGAAGGCCGTGTAATCGAGATAGCGGCGATAGACGAAGGGCCTGAGCATGTCCTGCAGTTCACGCCCCGCCGCGCGATCGCCCGCCACGGGGCGGGCCTTGATCCATGCGTAGCGCTCCCAGTCGCGGCCTTCGCGCTGGTAGTACTGCTCCATCGCGGAGAACGGCAGGGCGAGGCGGCCGGCGTTGCCGAACGGACGCAGGCGGAGGTCCACCCGCGCGCAGATGCCGTCCACCGTTGGCTCGGCAAGCAGGCGCACCAGTTGGCGCGCTTCGCGGATGAAGTACTCGCCGTTATCGAGCGGCCGCGTGCCGTCGGTCTCGCCGCCGGACGCATAGGCGAGCACCAGGTCGATGTCGGACGAGAAATTGAGTTCGTTGCCGCCAAGCTTGCCGAAGCCGACCACGACCATGCGCTGCTCGTTGCCCGCGGCATCGCGAGGACGGCCATGGCGCGCTCGCAGCGCGCTCTCAGACCAGCGCAGGGAGGCACCGAGCAGGGCCTCGTAGAGCACGCTCGTGGACGAGAGCGTTTCGTCGAGGTCGTCGAGTCCGTTGACGTCGCGGAACACCAGGCGCACCGCCTCGGCGTGACGGAAACGGCGTAGCACCCGCATGCAACCGTCCTCGTCGGCGGGCAGGTCGAGCATGGCGCCACGCGAACCCGCGTCGGCGCTGGCCCGAAGCCGCTCCAGGCCGGCGGGCGCGAGCAGGTCGGGCTGGCGGCGAAAGACGTCGAAGGCGAAGTCCGATGCCATGAGGGTGCGCCGAATGCGTTCGGCCACCCCCGCATCGTCGTAAAGGGGAATCCTGGCCGCGCGGCAGGCCGCCATCACGTCGGCGTAGCGCTGGTCGATGAGGGCGCGAAGTTCCGCACTTTCGCGCCGGGCCGGCTGGGGAGTGGTCATCCCGGCCATTGTGCCTCAACGGGCCGCGTGCCCACACGCCCCGAAGGCGGAAGGGCAACGACCCTTCCGCCCCGTCCGTCAGCGCTTCACTTCGCGCGAGAGGCGCATGGTCCACGGGCACCACATCCTGCCGGGCAGGATCTGGTCGCCCACCGCCCAGAGGTTTTCCTCGACGTCCTCCGCGCTGAGGGAACACTCATGGAACGAGGCATCCGTGGGGGGCTTCAGCGATGCCGGGTCCACGTGGAAGGCCCAGGCCTCGTTATAGGGTGCCCTCCCCGGCAGCACGTTCGCGATGAATGCCACGTGCGGCTGTTTCTCGATATTGCGCAGGATTTGCGAATAACGCTCGGCCAGAGCCGGATCGCGGACTTCCACGACGAATTCGTTGGGGGCGTAGGTCGGCTCCCCGGCATAGTTGATGAACGAAAAATAGCGGGCGCCTGCCGCTTCCGCCATGCCGGCGCCGGCCAGCAGGGTGGCGGCGAGAAGGGTGCGAACGGCGCCGCGGGTCGTACGTTTTATCAAGGTGAAGCTCCTTGGTTGTCGACGAAGGTGATCGATCCCGATTCCCCGGAACCGACGTTATCACCGCGTCTCACGCCCACGTGCGCCGGAGCGGGGCGTCTCGACATTTCACGCCGTTGGAACATCCGGCCTGCCCGCCTATTCATGTCCATTCGGTTACAGTCGCCTTCCCCTCGATGACAGGCTGTCACAGAGACCGCAATGCTCCGAAACGTCTCAACGTATCGTGATATGGCATCGCGCATCGCCCTGCCGCTGCTGCTGGCGGTGGCTTTCGTGCTGTACACGGGTTTCATGGATGGCAACCCCGGCGTGGCCAGCGCGCAGTGGGCCGACCGGCCGTGGCACATGTTCGTCAACGCGTTTCCGGGACTGCTCATCGCGGCTTTGCTGCTCGTGCTCACCCGGCGGGCATGGCTGTCGTTCGGACTGGCGTTCCTCGCGCAGGGCACGGTGCTGGCGGTCAGCGCCATCAAGATGAAAAACCTCGGCTCGCCCTTGCTGCCGGCCGACTTCCGCATGGTGGGGCAGCTGAAGAACGGCGGACTGCACCTGCTGGGCAGCTATCTGCCGGCAAACCCCCTGCCTTATCTCGGCATCGTCGCCGCCATCGCGCTCGTGGTGCTTGCCGCGCGCCTCGAGCCGCCGCTGTTCGACCGCCGGACGCACGGCCGCCGCCTCGTCAGCGGACTCGCCCTGTTCGCCCTGATCGGCACGCTGATGGCCGGCGTCCCCGCGTGGTCGAAGATGTACGACAAGGACCGCCTCGGCATGCAGCCCTGGTCCGCCGCGGCAAACGCGGGTTACAACGGCGTGGTCACCACGATCATGCAGTTTCGCCTGCAAGACGCCGGCAAGAAGCAGAAAGCCGATCCGGACGGTGCCGCGCGCTTCATCGCGAGTACCGACGGCCCATTGCGCGAACACATGACCGAAGCCGCCGCCAACCACCGGCAGACGCCCGACATCGTCGTGGTGCAGAGCGAGTCGTTCTTCGATCCCTCCGTGATCCGCGGAATGGAAGGGCAAGACCTGGCGCCCAACCTGCATCGTCTCGCGGCGCACGCGAGCTTCGGCCAGCTGCACGTACCGACGTTCGGCGGGGGCACCATCCGCACCGAGTTCGAAGTGCTCACCGGCTTGTCGCTGCGCTATTTCCCGACCATGCAGTTTCCCTATCTGCAGATGCATTCGGGCGTGATGCCGGGCATGGTCCGCACGCTGCGTTCGCACGGCTACGAGACCATCGCCGTGCACGGCAACGACCCCGGCTTCTGGAATCGCACCAGCGCCTTCAAATCGCTCGGTTTCGATCGCTTCGTATCGCAGGCGGATTTCCCGAAGGACTTCGCGCGAAGCGGCGAGTACATGGCCGACAGCGCGATGACCGACGAGATCATGCGCCAGCTCAAGGGCGACGGCCCGCCGCGTTTCGTTTTCGCCATCAGCATGGAGGCGCACGGCCCGTACGACAAATCGCCCAACGTCGACGTCGCGGAACGCGACGCCATCGCCGTGCCGGACGGCCTGAGCGACGCGGCGAAGTTGCAGTTGCGCAACTACGTCTACCACATGCGCCACGCCGACGCGGAACTGGGACGTCTCGCCGACCTGCTCGCCAAACGCGAGCGCCCCACGCTGCTGCTGTTCTACGGCGACCACCTGCCCGCGTTGACGGAAGCCTACGACAAGCTCGGCTTCGTCGATGGCGGCAACATGCTCTCGCAGACGGTGCCCTACATTCTCGTCGACTCGCATGGCGATGGCCCCGCGCCGCAGCGCGACGACGTGGCCGCATGGATGCTGCCGGGACGCCTGCTCGAACGTGCCGGCATCCACGACGATCCTTATTTCGCGCTCACCCAGGTGATCGGTCCCCGGCTCGCCGCGCTCACCCACGCACCGGACGCGCCGGCACCGGCGGAGGACAACGTCGAGAAAGCCACCGACACCTCCATGGGCAACGTCGCCTTGCTGCGCATGAAGCGCAAGCTCGATCCGATCATGGCGCAGTACGCCACGCCCGACATCTCGACGATCGCCCGACAGCCGGGTAGCGCGGAACACGAAGCCGCCGCCGGCGCCGAGCAGTAAACGGCAAGAACCACGCGAACGCCACGCAGGTCACAGTTCGACGCCTACCCCACCGCTAGCCTCGTTCTTCCACCTCATGCAGGTGGAGGAACACGGGGGCGCGTGCCGACCGGGTCCGGTCGGCACTTCATGGACACTCTTCCACATCAAGGCAGGAGTCGTACGCATGAAGAGGTTCGCTTCACTCGGCAGGGTCGTGGCGCACGCGGGCATCATGGCGGCCATGTTCTCCCTAGCGATCGCGGCGCATGCCGCCGAATCGCAAGATCTTTCGGCATCCATGCAGCTCACCCGGGTCGGCAGCCTGCCGACCTCGGCGAAGCCCGCGGGCATTCCCGACGATTACGTCGTCACGCCCAACGGCTATTTCTCACCCGATTGCGTGGCTACGGTGCATGACGGCGACCAGGTGCAAACCGACGGCGTCATCCACCGGGCCTCCGGCGCCGTCGAACGGGCACCGGTCTGCACCAAGGCCAACTTCACGCTACAGGGCCAGCGCATCGAGGCGGATGGACGCCATACCTTCACCAACACGCCACCGCCGGAGCAGAGCGGCTGGGTCCAGGCGGCCAACTACACCAGCGGCAAGCCGATCGGACGCATCGTCGCGACGTGGACGGTGCCGACCGCGCCGGCGACCAAGAGCAACCAGGTGATCTATTTCTTCCCCGGCCTGGAACAATTGCCCACCGTGCAGTCGATCCTGCAACCGGTGCTGGGCTGGAACGGTTACAACGACAAGGCATGGACCCTGGCGAGCTGGAACTGCTGCGTGGACGGCACCACCTTCCACAGCGATCCGATTCCGGCGAAGGCCGGCGACGTCGTGGTCGGCGACACCTATTCCACCTGCGCGGCCGGACAGGCGTGCTCGACGTGGAAGATCGACTCGCGCAACACCACCACGGGACGTACCTCGACGCTCACCACCAATCCCTATGCCGACCTGACCTGGGTTTTCGGTGGCGTGCTGGAGGTATACAACGTGGCGACGTGCGGCCAATACCCGGGCGGACCGATCACCTTCAGCAACATCCAGGTGTACGACCGCAACAACACGCGCGTTTCCAATCCGCCGTGGCAGGGAAGCGATACGTCGGGGATCAATCCGCAGTGCGGGTATGGGTTGAGCACGACGGCGACCAGCGCGACGATTTCGTACTGAAGGTTCGTCGAGACGCTTTCGCCACCTCGGACGACACCGTCCCATCGGCTTTCACGACAAAAAAAGAGCCCTGCTTTCGCAGGGCTCCTTCGTTTGCGACGAACGCAGGGAAAGCCGGACTTAGAAGTCCATGCCACCCATGCCGCCCATGCCGCCCGGGGCGCCGTGGGCGTGGCCTTCGTCCTTCTTCGGCACTTCGGTGACGGCGGCTTCGGTCGTGATGATCGAGCCGGCCACCGAGGCGGCGAACTGCAGGGCCGAACGCGTGACCTTGGTCGGATCGAGGATGCCGAACTGGATCATGTCGCCGAACTCGCCGTTCGCGGCGTTGTAACCGAAGTTACCGCTGCCTTCCTTCACCTTGTTCACCACGACCGAGGCTTCTTCGCCGGCGTTGGTGACGATGGCGCGCAGCGGGGCTTCGAGCGTGCGACGGGTGATCGCGATGCCGAGGTCCTGGTCCTGGTTGGCGCCCTTGAGGCCTTCCAGCGCCTTGAGCGCGCGGATGAGGGCGACACCGCCGCCCGGGACCACGCCTTCCTCGACGGCCGCACGGGTGGCGTGCAGGGCGTCTTCGACGCGGGCCTTCTTTTCCTTCATCTCGACTTCCGTCGCGGCGCCGACCTTGATGACGGCCACGCCGCCGGCCAGCTTGGCCACGCGCTCCTGCAGCTTCTCGCGATCGTAGTCCGAGGAGGTCTCTTCGATCTGCGCCTTGATCTGGCCGATGCGCGACTGGATCTTCTCGGCTTCACCCGCACCGTCGATGATGGTGGTGTTTTCCTTGGTGATCACGACGCGCTTGGCGCGGCCGAGGTCGTTGATGGTGGCCTTGTCGAGCTGCAGGCCCACTTCTTCGGAGATCACCACGCCATTGGTGAGGATGGCGATGTCTTCGAGGATGGCCTTGCGGCGGTCACCGAAGCCCGGCGCCTTGACGGCGGCGACCTTCACGATGCCGCGGATGGTGTTGACCACGAGGGTGGCCAGCGCTTCGCCTTCGACTTCCTCGGCGACGATCAGCAGCGGCTTGCCCGCCTTGGCGACGGCTTCGAGGGCCGGCAGCAGTTCGCGGACGTTGGAGATCTTCTTGTCGTGGATGAGGATGAACGGGTCGTCCAGTTCAACCTGCTGCGACTGCTGGTTGTTGATGAAGTACGGCGACAGGTAGCCGCGGTCGAACTGCATGCCCTCGACCACGTCGAGTTCGTTCTCGAGACCCGAACCTTCTTCGACCGTGATCACGCCTTCCTTGCCGACCTTCTTCATCGCGTTGGCGATGATGTCGCCGATGTTGGCATCGGAGTTGGCCGAGATGGTGCCGACCTGGGCGATGGCCTTGTCGTCGGCGGTGGGCTTGGAGAGGCTCTTCAGCTCGCCGACGGCGGCCGTGACGGCCTGGTCGATGCCGCGCTTGAGATCCATCGGGTTGATGCCGGCGGCCACGGCCTTGAGGCCTTCCTGGATGAACGCCTGGGCGAGGACGGTGGCCGTCGTGGTGCCGTCGCCGGCCACGTCGGAGGTCTTCGAGGCGGCTTCCTTCACGATCTGGGCGCCGATGTTCTCGTACTTGTCGGCCAGTTCGATTTCCTTCGCGACCGAGACGCCGTCCTTGGTGACGGTCGGGGTGCCGAAGCTCTTCTCGAGCACCACGTTGCGGCCCTTGGGACCGAGGGTGACCTTGACGGCGTTGGCCAGGGTGTTCACGCCCTTGAGCATGCGTGCGCGGACGTCTTCGCCGAAGCGGACTTCTTTAGCTGCCATAAAATTTTTGCCTCAAAAATTTTGAAATAGGGAACGGGTTCTTGATCTTGCTCTCGGACCTGCAAGCGCGAATGACGCGCCAGGGGCAGGCCTCACGCAAATCAGCCCTCGAGAATCGCCACGATGTCGTCTTCCTTCAGGAAGACCAGCTCTTCGCCGTCGACCTTGATCTCCTGGCCGGCATACTTGCCGAACAGGACGACGTCGCCTTCCTTCACGCCCATGGCGCGGACGGTGCCGCTGGCCAGGGTCAGGCCGGTACCGGCGGCGATCACCTTGCCGCGGGTGGGCTTTTCGGTGGCGCTGTCGGGAATGACGATGCCGCCGGCGGACACGCGCTCTTCTTCGAGGCGCTTGACGATGACGCGATCATGCAACGGCTTCAGCTTGCTCATGACTACTCCAAGCAGGTGGTTGATGGAAAAGGAAAAAGATACACCCTGTTAGCACTTGGCCGGGGTGAGTGCCAGAATTTTGCCAAAGCCCGTCACGAAACGTAAAGGCCCTGGCGCTGACCGACAGATGGCGGCGCGTCGAAACGGTTCAAGGGCCAGCGGTTCAAATATTCCGAGTAATCGTCCATGACCGACACGAACTGCATCGTCGTCCTCGTCGCCTGCCCCCTCGGCGATGCCGCCGACGCCCTTGCCAAGGCCATCGTCGAATCCCGCCTGGCCGCGTGCGTGAACCGCTTGCCCGGCGTGCGGTCCACCTACCGCTGGCAGGGGAAGGTCACCTGCGACGAGGAGGCTCTGCTCATGGTGAAGAGCACGCGCGAGGCGTTTCCGGCGCTGGCCGCCTTCGTGGCGAACCACCATCCCTACGACGTACCCGAGATCGTGGCGCTTCCCGTGGTGGCGGGCCACGCGCCTTACCTCGATTGGGTGGAAAGCAACGTCGACGTAAGCCACGCGGCACTCACCCGGTCATAATCACCGACGCCCCCGATCCACGGAGCCACCATGTCGTCGTTTGCCCGCTTCGCGCGGAACCTGGCCGCCACGGCCACCCTGATCCTCCTCGCCCTGCCGGCCTTCGCGCAGAGCGACGACGACCTGCTGCCGGTCACCGAGGCCTTCCACCTCACGTCCGACCCCAGCCAGCCGGGCACGGTGAAGCTGCACTGGCGCATCGCGCCGGACTACTACCTCTATCGCGGCCGGATCAAGATCAAGGCGGCCGATCCGTCGGCGGTGACGCTGGGCCAGCCCGCGTTGCCCGACGGCATCAAGAAGCACGACGAATACCTCGGCGACGTGGAGATTTACCACGGCGACATCGAGGCCACCGTGCCCTACACGCTCGCCGACGCCGCCACCAAGACGCTCGCCCTCGACGTGCAGTACCAGGGCTGCCACGAGGTGGAGCCGAAGATCTGCTACCCGCCGAACACCGAGCACCTGAAGCTCACCGTCGGCGGCGCGTCCACCATTCCGACCTCACCCGCCGCACCTTCGGCAGCCGCCTCCGCGCCGCCGGCCGACGGTGCGTCGCTGCTCGGCGCGCCCACCGCCGCCCCCGGCACCGAGGGCGCCGCCCTGCCGGCCGACCAGGCTTTCCGCTTCGAGGCGCTGGCGAAGGACGGCAAGACGCTCGTGCTGCGCTGGACGATGCCGAAGGACTACTACCTCTATCGCGACAAGACGCAAATCACGGTGACCTCGCCGTCCGGCGTCTCCGCGGGCGAGCCCGACTGGCCCAGCGGCATCGCGCACCACGACGAACACTTCGGCGACACCATCGTCTATTTCGACCAGGTCGACGTACCGGTGGCGCTGAAAGGCGTCGGCGACGCGGCGAAAAAGGTCGAGCTCGACGTGGCCTACCAGGGCTGCCTCGAGAACGGCATCTGCTACCCGGTGATGACCCGCCATCTGAGCGCCGATCTCGGTAGCGGCGCGGTCCAGATCGGCTCGGCCGCCGAATCGGCGCCGAAGGCCGGCCCCGCCGAGGTGGCGCCCACGCCGCCGCCGGCCGGCCTCGAACCCGCCGACGAGGCCAAGGTCGGCATCGTCGCGGCGATCGGCCTCGCCCTGCTCGGCGGCCTCGTGCTCAACCTCATGCCCTGCGTGTTGCCGGTGCTTTCGCTGAAGGCGATCACCGTGCTGGAAAGCGGCGAGAGCCCGGGCGCCGCGCGCCGTCACGCGCTGTGGTACACCGCCGGCGTGCTGGTGGCCTTCGCCGCGCTGGGCCTGGTGGTGGTGGGCATCCGCGCCGCCGGCCATGGCGTGCAGTGGGGCGCCCAGTTCCAGCAACCGGTGGCCGTGGGCCTGCTGGTCTACGTGATGCTCGCCGTGGGCCTGTCGATGTCCGGCGTATTCGAGATCGGCGGTTCGCTGGGCAACATCGGCAACGGGCTCGCCTCCCGCTCGGGCCCTTCCGGCGACTTCTTCACCGGCGTACTCGCCGTGGTGGTGGCCAGCCCCTGCACCGCGCCCTTCATGGGTTCGGCCATCGCGTTCGCCTTCGCCGCCCCCATCGGCGTGGCCTTCCTGATCTTCCTCGCGCTCGGCCTCGGCCTGGCCCTGCCCTTCCTGCTGATCGGTTTCGTACCCGCGGTGGCGCGCCTGCTGCCTCGCCCGGGACGCTGGATGGAAACGCTCAAGCAGGCCCTCGCCTTCCCCATGTACCTCACGGCCGTGTGGCTGCTGTGGGTGCTGACCAAGCAGCGCGGCGCCGACGCCTCGGCCCTGGTGCTGGCCGGTGGCGTGCTGCTGGCCATGGCGCTGTGGTGGTATGGACGCCGTCGCGGCGGCCTGTCATGGATCTTCAGCGCCGCGCTCGCGGCCGGTGCGGCGTTCGCCCTGTGGACGGTGCACGGACTTCCGGCACAGGCCGCGTCGGCCACCACTGCCGCCGACGGCTCGGTGCCGTACTCGCCGGAGAAGCTCGCCGAACTGCGCTCGGCCGGTACGCCGGTGCTGGTCGACATGACCGCCGACTGGTGCATCACCTGCAAGGCCAACGAGCGCGCCGTGCTCGACACCCAGGCCTTCCGCGACCTGCTCAAGAAGACCGGCACCGTCTACATGAAGGGCGACTGGACCGACGTGAACGCCACCATCGGCGCCTTCCTCGAGCAGTACCACTCGGTGGGCGTGCCGCTTTACGTGGTGTATCCGAAGGGCGGCGGCGACGGACGCAAGCTCTCCACGGTGCTCACCTACGACCGTGTCGAGCAGGCCCTGGCCGCCGCCACGCGTTGATGGCGCGCGGCCCGACGTTCTGGATCGTATCGCTCGCGGTGGCCGCGGCCGCCGCGGGACTGTGGGTGGAACACCGCCGGCTGCACCCGCCCCCGCCGCAGGGCGTGACCGTGGCCGACGTGGGCGACCTCGCCGCCGACGCGACCTTCCTGAGCCTGGACGGCAAGGCCCGCCGCCTGTCCGACTGGCGCGGCAAGCGCGTGCTTCTCAACTTCTGGGCAAGCTGGTGCGCGCCCTGCCGTCGTGAAATGCCGTTGCTCAGCCAGGCTTACGATCGCCATCGCGGCCGTGGCGTGGCCGTGGTCGGCG
This window of the Luteibacter aegosomatis genome carries:
- the cutA gene encoding divalent-cation tolerance protein CutA; the encoded protein is MTDTNCIVVLVACPLGDAADALAKAIVESRLAACVNRLPGVRSTYRWQGKVTCDEEALLMVKSTREAFPALAAFVANHHPYDVPEIVALPVVAGHAPYLDWVESNVDVSHAALTRS
- the groL gene encoding chaperonin GroEL (60 kDa chaperone family; promotes refolding of misfolded polypeptides especially under stressful conditions; forms two stacked rings of heptamers to form a barrel-shaped 14mer; ends can be capped by GroES; misfolded proteins enter the barrel where they are refolded when GroES binds), whose translation is MAAKEVRFGEDVRARMLKGVNTLANAVKVTLGPKGRNVVLEKSFGTPTVTKDGVSVAKEIELADKYENIGAQIVKEAASKTSDVAGDGTTTATVLAQAFIQEGLKAVAAGINPMDLKRGIDQAVTAAVGELKSLSKPTADDKAIAQVGTISANSDANIGDIIANAMKKVGKEGVITVEEGSGLENELDVVEGMQFDRGYLSPYFINNQQSQQVELDDPFILIHDKKISNVRELLPALEAVAKAGKPLLIVAEEVEGEALATLVVNTIRGIVKVAAVKAPGFGDRRKAILEDIAILTNGVVISEEVGLQLDKATINDLGRAKRVVITKENTTIIDGAGEAEKIQSRIGQIKAQIEETSSDYDREKLQERVAKLAGGVAVIKVGAATEVEMKEKKARVEDALHATRAAVEEGVVPGGGVALIRALKALEGLKGANQDQDLGIAITRRTLEAPLRAIVTNAGEEASVVVNKVKEGSGNFGYNAANGEFGDMIQFGILDPTKVTRSALQFAASVAGSIITTEAAVTEVPKKDEGHAHGAPGGMGGMGGMDF
- a CDS encoding protein-disulfide reductase DsbD family protein; its protein translation is MSSFARFARNLAATATLILLALPAFAQSDDDLLPVTEAFHLTSDPSQPGTVKLHWRIAPDYYLYRGRIKIKAADPSAVTLGQPALPDGIKKHDEYLGDVEIYHGDIEATVPYTLADAATKTLALDVQYQGCHEVEPKICYPPNTEHLKLTVGGASTIPTSPAAPSAAASAPPADGASLLGAPTAAPGTEGAALPADQAFRFEALAKDGKTLVLRWTMPKDYYLYRDKTQITVTSPSGVSAGEPDWPSGIAHHDEHFGDTIVYFDQVDVPVALKGVGDAAKKVELDVAYQGCLENGICYPVMTRHLSADLGSGAVQIGSAAESAPKAGPAEVAPTPPPAGLEPADEAKVGIVAAIGLALLGGLVLNLMPCVLPVLSLKAITVLESGESPGAARRHALWYTAGVLVAFAALGLVVVGIRAAGHGVQWGAQFQQPVAVGLLVYVMLAVGLSMSGVFEIGGSLGNIGNGLASRSGPSGDFFTGVLAVVVASPCTAPFMGSAIAFAFAAPIGVAFLIFLALGLGLALPFLLIGFVPAVARLLPRPGRWMETLKQALAFPMYLTAVWLLWVLTKQRGADASALVLAGGVLLAMALWWYGRRRGGLSWIFSAALAAGAAFALWTVHGLPAQAASATTAADGSVPYSPEKLAELRSAGTPVLVDMTADWCITCKANERAVLDTQAFRDLLKKTGTVYMKGDWTDVNATIGAFLEQYHSVGVPLYVVYPKGGGDGRKLSTVLTYDRVEQALAAATR
- the glnE gene encoding bifunctional [glutamate--ammonia ligase]-adenylyl-L-tyrosine phosphorylase/[glutamate--ammonia-ligase] adenylyltransferase; its protein translation is MAGMTTPQPARRESAELRALIDQRYADVMAACRAARIPLYDDAGVAERIRRTLMASDFAFDVFRRQPDLLAPAGLERLRASADAGSRGAMLDLPADEDGCMRVLRRFRHAEAVRLVFRDVNGLDDLDETLSSTSVLYEALLGASLRWSESALRARHGRPRDAAGNEQRMVVVGFGKLGGNELNFSSDIDLVLAYASGGETDGTRPLDNGEYFIREARQLVRLLAEPTVDGICARVDLRLRPFGNAGRLALPFSAMEQYYQREGRDWERYAWIKARPVAGDRAAGRELQDMLRPFVYRRYLDYTAFAGLREMKALIDAEVARKDLAGNLKLGPGGIREIEFVVQLTQMIRGGRDPALRVRGLLPALRACESRGYIPAGRAKSLRAAYVFLRRLENRVQMLRDAQTHDIPDDALTRERLALGLDYDSWEALENELTAHRTAVSAEFAAVLVPHAGHTATPPAADVELWNHARDGSLTAATLDASGFSPGAEVAEALGKLPHAASVRAMSARSAERLERLMPQLIGAARSSVSPAASLLRMLRLVQAVARRSSYLALLDEQPNARRRVAGVFADSAFLAERVIAQPLLLDDVLDPRIDQLPLKRADIVAEIARTLGALDERDAERELERINEFRSSIAFRLGLAFNDARADATATARRLAGLAEAVVGAVLALATRELAAQHGRLPGDGGGFAVLGYGSLGGEELGFASDLDLVFVYDGKRAHVMSDGPRPVDGTRWYQRLAQRVMHWLDVQTHAGKLYEVDTRLRPDGSKGLLVASVDAFEAYQRDRAWTWEHQALQRARMVAGDERVGTQLSDIRRHILAQPRDATRVRSEVSAMRVRWRAERDRSDEARIDLKQGRGALIDIEFILQGMVLAHAATHPTILDTTSSSTLIDVLRTVGLLTQEQADTLHLAHADLLQAGLACTLDLRPRVALRTPELDACCEGVSRVAAELGFDFDAPAADERQAV
- a CDS encoding TlpA family protein disulfide reductase; this translates as MARGPTFWIVSLAVAAAAAGLWVEHRRLHPPPPQGVTVADVGDLAADATFLSLDGKARRLSDWRGKRVLLNFWASWCAPCRREMPLLSQAYDRHRGRGVAVVGVAEDTAAGVRGYLADSPVDYPVVIVDADAPGGSLSFGNTLRVLPYSVLIGEDGRIQRRKIGTFTAPELDDWLGP
- a CDS encoding co-chaperone GroES is translated as MSKLKPLHDRVIVKRLEEERVSAGGIVIPDSATEKPTRGKVIAAGTGLTLASGTVRAMGVKEGDVVLFGKYAGQEIKVDGEELVFLKEDDIVAILEG
- a CDS encoding LTA synthase family protein, producing the protein MASRIALPLLLAVAFVLYTGFMDGNPGVASAQWADRPWHMFVNAFPGLLIAALLLVLTRRAWLSFGLAFLAQGTVLAVSAIKMKNLGSPLLPADFRMVGQLKNGGLHLLGSYLPANPLPYLGIVAAIALVVLAARLEPPLFDRRTHGRRLVSGLALFALIGTLMAGVPAWSKMYDKDRLGMQPWSAAANAGYNGVVTTIMQFRLQDAGKKQKADPDGAARFIASTDGPLREHMTEAAANHRQTPDIVVVQSESFFDPSVIRGMEGQDLAPNLHRLAAHASFGQLHVPTFGGGTIRTEFEVLTGLSLRYFPTMQFPYLQMHSGVMPGMVRTLRSHGYETIAVHGNDPGFWNRTSAFKSLGFDRFVSQADFPKDFARSGEYMADSAMTDEIMRQLKGDGPPRFVFAISMEAHGPYDKSPNVDVAERDAIAVPDGLSDAAKLQLRNYVYHMRHADAELGRLADLLAKRERPTLLLFYGDHLPALTEAYDKLGFVDGGNMLSQTVPYILVDSHGDGPAPQRDDVAAWMLPGRLLERAGIHDDPYFALTQVIGPRLAALTHAPDAPAPAEDNVEKATDTSMGNVALLRMKRKLDPIMAQYATPDISTIARQPGSAEHEAAAGAEQ